The following coding sequences lie in one Archaeoglobus neptunius genomic window:
- a CDS encoding carbohydrate binding domain-containing protein translates to MIFESIVDRKNIKQHLKVFSLLCFIFVLLNFYWIYVYLQSLLISTPLGPNFVGVNYEFSQKVLNFFSRNSTILNIIRTFDRALLWYHPPLFENSLWILNSLFLPILFLSTLIIVKRNKYVCFLGIIYIITIFLALGGNNPAYVWLSLKSPISYQFGWVFRVPSKISYLVWLVYASLCSILLMEIRNKYKKNIIIVIVYIVLSFSLLVGNMVVEFFGFYYAPVKIPSEYYDLNDWLSHQSGDFKVIYLAPYFAGMNKNKLKYETSFTWNPERLAGNVFPRSSSKPSIGFYHYMSRWPTFYKMFYPDKLTRVDKYLQLVNVRYLIYHNDIVGAQRQAKEDLEKLNRSNLKLVKTFSNFIYVYENKNYSEPVEVVNYSEIKPMSLLINFFHGTTLIHFVEAERDLYKHSTYTVNDVEFSNGEAIAFAEKGKAWQDVEIVKNGTYRIVLREIGEFKVKIGDKSFILKSNSLNFTYTPLFHLTEGKYRLEIIPLNVKNLVKNPSFEKIFAGLPESWNIGNTKDFKISFDRGYDGNYSLKVSTSTTEKRWSWIRSEPMDVEPGRDYLITTHMKYRNVKASHVRLEAYYPEENRWRQLTPFIPGGKSGTSGWQEYSAIIKIPENATEIRVVLNAGWVLDENKGEAITWFDDISVIPLYEAPKLDVIWLYSTKTNQTINQLFEVKEKPAEVISYTKVNPTLWKVKVNATKPFMLSFAEAYDPLWEARIYKDGRKVETVKSIPLYSVINGFWINETGDLEIVIRYKPQDWFEIGLMISGLTFAGCVGYLFYDWRREKEDRWVKRIENKVKEILQKG, encoded by the coding sequence GTGATATTTGAATCTATAGTGGACAGAAAAAATATTAAACAACACCTTAAAGTGTTTAGCTTGCTGTGTTTTATCTTTGTACTATTAAATTTTTACTGGATTTATGTTTATTTACAATCTCTTTTAATCTCAACGCCATTAGGACCCAACTTTGTAGGTGTTAATTATGAGTTCTCACAAAAAGTACTCAACTTTTTCAGTAGAAATAGTACGATATTGAACATAATACGAACCTTTGATAGAGCACTTTTGTGGTATCATCCACCCCTTTTTGAGAATTCATTATGGATATTGAATAGCCTCTTTTTGCCTATATTATTTTTATCTACTTTAATAATAGTTAAGAGAAATAAATATGTATGTTTTTTAGGCATTATTTACATAATAACGATATTCCTTGCATTGGGAGGTAATAATCCTGCATACGTTTGGCTTAGTCTAAAATCCCCAATATCATACCAATTTGGGTGGGTTTTTAGAGTTCCAAGTAAAATAAGCTATCTAGTATGGTTAGTATATGCTTCTTTATGTTCAATACTTCTTATGGAAATAAGAAATAAATATAAAAAGAATATTATCATTGTAATAGTATATATAGTTCTATCCTTCTCTCTACTTGTTGGAAACATGGTAGTGGAGTTTTTTGGATTTTACTACGCCCCAGTTAAAATACCTTCTGAATATTATGATCTGAATGATTGGTTATCGCACCAATCAGGAGACTTCAAAGTGATATACTTAGCACCTTATTTTGCAGGGATGAATAAAAATAAACTTAAATATGAAACATCTTTTACTTGGAATCCTGAAAGATTAGCTGGAAATGTATTTCCCAGATCATCGAGCAAGCCCTCGATAGGATTCTATCATTATATGAGCCGTTGGCCCACTTTCTATAAAATGTTCTATCCAGATAAATTAACGCGTGTGGATAAATATCTACAACTAGTTAATGTACGATATTTGATATATCATAATGATATTGTTGGGGCTCAACGTCAAGCAAAGGAAGATCTGGAAAAATTAAATAGGTCTAATTTGAAATTAGTTAAAACATTTTCAAACTTTATATACGTATATGAAAATAAAAATTATAGCGAACCTGTAGAAGTCGTGAACTATAGCGAAATAAAACCAATGTCTTTACTAATAAACTTTTTCCATGGCACAACTCTAATTCACTTCGTTGAGGCTGAAAGGGATCTATATAAGCATAGTACTTATACTGTAAATGATGTTGAGTTCAGTAATGGGGAGGCTATTGCATTTGCTGAGAAGGGAAAAGCTTGGCAGGATGTAGAAATCGTCAAAAACGGAACTTACAGGATTGTTTTAAGAGAAATAGGAGAATTCAAAGTAAAGATAGGAGATAAATCGTTCATACTTAAATCTAACTCATTAAACTTCACATACACTCCTCTCTTCCACTTAACAGAAGGTAAATACAGGCTTGAGATAATTCCATTAAACGTCAAAAATCTTGTTAAGAATCCTTCATTTGAAAAAATATTTGCCGGGCTGCCAGAGAGCTGGAATATCGGCAACACTAAAGACTTCAAAATAAGCTTTGACAGAGGTTATGACGGAAACTACAGCTTGAAGGTTTCAACCTCGACAACCGAGAAAAGATGGAGCTGGATAAGGAGCGAGCCTATGGATGTTGAGCCGGGCAGAGATTATCTGATTACAACCCACATGAAATACCGGAATGTCAAGGCATCACATGTGAGGCTTGAGGCGTACTATCCTGAAGAGAACAGATGGAGACAGCTAACCCCGTTCATACCGGGTGGAAAATCCGGAACCTCTGGCTGGCAGGAGTATTCGGCAATAATAAAGATCCCCGAAAATGCAACAGAGATAAGGGTTGTATTGAACGCCGGCTGGGTTCTCGATGAAAATAAAGGAGAAGCGATAACCTGGTTCGACGACATAAGCGTTATCCCCCTCTATGAGGCTCCAAAGCTCGATGTAATCTGGCTATACTCAACCAAAACAAACCAGACAATAAACCAGCTATTCGAGGTAAAAGAAAAACCGGCTGAGGTGATTAGCTACACAAAAGTCAACCCCACTTTGTGGAAGGTCAAAGTTAACGCAACAAAACCCTTCATGCTCTCATTTGCAGAAGCCTACGATCCATTGTGGGAGGCGAGAATATACAAAGACGGCAGGAAGGTTGAAACTGTTAAATCCATCCCATTGTATTCGGTCATAAACGGCTTCTGGATCAACGAAACCGGCGACCTTGAAATAGTAATCCGCTACAAACCCCAGGACTGGTTTGAGATTGGTTTGATGATTTCCGGATTAACTTTCGCCGGGTGTGTTGGCTACCTCTTCTACGACTGGAGGAGGGAAAAAGAAGACAGGTGGGTTAAGAGGATTGAAAATAAGGTAAAAGAGATTTTGCAAAAGGGTTGA
- a CDS encoding PIN domain-containing protein produces the protein MILTRSYIIEKYKLLPNDALIAATCKHYGIKKIATFDEDFKRVDFLEVIESE, from the coding sequence TTGATTCTAACGCGTTCTTACATAATAGAAAAATACAAGCTTCTGCCGAACGATGCTTTAATTGCTGCAACCTGCAAGCATTACGGAATAAAGAAGATAGCCACTTTTGATGAGGATTTCAAGAGGGTTGACTTCTTGGAAGTTATAGAATCTGAATGA
- a CDS encoding antitoxin family protein, translating into MPKVIEVIYENGVFKPLEKVDLNEGEKLRIEIREKVSEKTRGVIKGCDIDSILEEIESGGIL; encoded by the coding sequence ATGCCAAAGGTTATAGAGGTTATTTACGAAAACGGAGTATTCAAGCCACTTGAAAAGGTTGATTTAAATGAAGGGGAGAAGTTAAGAATAGAGATAAGGGAAAAAGTCAGCGAAAAGACTAGAGGTGTGATAAAAGGCTGTGATATAGACTCGATATTGGAGGAGATAGAGAGTGGAGGTATTCTTTGA
- a CDS encoding DUF3368 domain-containing protein: MIWVFNSTPLIYLSKVSLSWIFEELEGEKVIPKTVYSEVVVKGKERGEVDAFIVEKLVKKGAFRIIEAEPIDWLKGVKEIHTGEIEALSLARKKGGIAVIDDSIAREIGEILDVNVHGTLYLIFLMMKKGKLDRRNAIDKVDMMIRNGFRLSVEVYSEFLRLLGYED, from the coding sequence GTGATATGGGTTTTCAACTCCACACCGCTTATCTATCTCAGTAAGGTAAGTTTGAGCTGGATTTTTGAGGAACTCGAAGGAGAAAAAGTTATTCCGAAGACAGTGTATTCTGAAGTCGTTGTTAAAGGGAAAGAGAGGGGAGAGGTCGATGCGTTTATAGTTGAAAAGCTCGTGAAAAAGGGGGCTTTCAGGATAATCGAAGCTGAACCCATCGACTGGCTGAAGGGAGTTAAAGAGATACATACGGGTGAGATCGAAGCTCTGTCTCTGGCAAGGAAAAAGGGTGGAATTGCGGTAATTGATGACAGTATAGCAAGGGAGATCGGTGAAATCTTAGATGTAAATGTTCACGGAACCCTCTATCTGATATTTCTGATGATGAAAAAAGGTAAACTCGACAGGAGAAATGCAATAGACAAGGTTGACATGATGATCAGAAATGGATTCAGGCTTAGCGTTGAAGTTTACTCGGAATTCCTAAGACTTCTGGGATATGAGGATTGA
- a CDS encoding nucleotidyltransferase domain-containing protein — protein MKEKIRETILEVAEKFGIKVDRIILFGSRARGDYREDSDWDILIVTEAEIDRNTERMFLYECVLKLLDFKIDAEPIVVSKSYYIKHKDVFGDICGVATSEGVVI, from the coding sequence ATGAAGGAGAAGATAAGAGAAACAATTCTGGAAGTGGCTGAAAAGTTCGGAATAAAGGTAGACAGGATAATCCTGTTCGGTTCGAGAGCCAGAGGAGATTACCGAGAGGATTCGGATTGGGACATTTTGATTGTCACCGAGGCTGAGATTGATAGAAATACTGAGAGGATGTTCCTGTACGAATGTGTTTTGAAGTTACTGGACTTTAAAATAGATGCGGAACCAATCGTGGTCAGTAAGAGTTACTACATTAAACATAAGGATGTTTTCGGCGACATCTGCGGTGTGGCAACATCAGAGGGTGTGGTTATATGA
- a CDS encoding glycosyltransferase family 2 protein, with the protein MNQLVSVVIPTCNSGRTLELCLKSVVRQSYEEIEVIVVDRFSSDMTAEIAERYGAKVYKLDCERAKDQKCENA; encoded by the coding sequence ATGAATCAGCTGGTATCTGTCGTAATTCCTACCTGTAATTCCGGAAGAACTCTTGAGCTGTGTTTGAAATCCGTAGTTAGGCAGAGCTATGAGGAAATTGAGGTAATTGTTGTTGATAGATTTTCCAGCGATATGACTGCTGAAATCGCAGAAAGATATGGAGCTAAGGTTTATAAGCTGGACTGCGAAAGGGCTAAAGACCAAAAGTGTGAAAATGCTTAA
- a CDS encoding glycosyltransferase family 2 protein, translating into MKVSVVIPTYNSENTVDICLESIENQSYRNIEIIVVDRFSEDKTAEIAKEYKARVYKLDCERAKAKNFGLRRARGEVCHVRGFGHGADARCGGGVC; encoded by the coding sequence ATGAAGGTTTCAGTTGTCATTCCGACCTACAACTCTGAAAATACTGTTGATATTTGTCTGGAATCGATAGAAAATCAGAGTTATAGAAATATTGAAATAATAGTAGTGGACAGATTTTCCGAGGATAAAACGGCTGAAATCGCAAAGGAATATAAAGCCAGGGTTTATAAGCTGGACTGCGAAAGAGCAAAAGCCAAGAACTTCGGGTTGAGAAGGGCGAGAGGGGAGGTATGTCATGTTCGTGGATTCGGACATGGAGCTGATGCCAGATGTGGTGGGGGAGTGTGTTGA
- a CDS encoding alkaline phosphatase family protein, translating to MDKPKMIVIGLDGVDWRLLNKFIKTGDLPNLERILEDGASCRMISSIPPLTVPSWINAFTGVNPGKHGIFHFTKLLPSGSIKINTLRDLKVDPVWRILSDYGKKVAIIRFPLGFPTSRDGIYVGGFLAPDIDERCVRPIELIEKLKIIDYPLASNFSDQIIYRLKGKPEKALNYLLGIFKKRARFMEYIINTYKPDFVFNLFDTTDRLLHIYIDCEEIVVRFLKEVDNFIGEILKALDKNTHLIVVSDHGFERIDKYLFPNELLARNGYIRTSSLSKIINGTKFYLLENFPECVIRTFPKYLLERLFKITSRNLSENLVFRNHEIAKFSLAYHIKINPIINGDEYNHIRDQIVSEFNSLKDDMRNKIVEAFKREEVYTGNYLNHAPDIILLVKEGYTISSAISGKIIRRGFVGSKAGDHVSVAAMQNAFFAIYHKEYNLRLNGTAQIKTIAPTILHLMGIPIPKFMEKDSLIRW from the coding sequence ATGGACAAACCTAAGATGATTGTAATAGGACTGGATGGTGTTGATTGGAGACTGTTAAACAAATTTATAAAGACAGGGGATCTTCCAAATCTTGAAAGAATTTTAGAAGATGGAGCTAGTTGTAGAATGATCAGTTCAATTCCTCCTTTAACTGTTCCTAGTTGGATAAATGCATTTACTGGTGTAAATCCGGGAAAGCATGGTATTTTCCATTTCACTAAACTTTTACCTTCCGGAAGTATAAAGATTAATACTTTACGAGACTTGAAGGTAGACCCTGTTTGGAGAATTTTAAGTGACTATGGAAAGAAAGTAGCTATTATACGATTCCCTCTTGGGTTCCCTACATCCAGAGATGGTATTTATGTTGGTGGATTTTTAGCTCCAGATATTGATGAAAGATGCGTTAGACCTATAGAACTTATTGAGAAACTTAAAATAATAGATTATCCATTAGCAAGTAATTTTAGTGATCAAATAATATATCGACTTAAAGGTAAACCAGAAAAAGCACTAAATTATCTTCTTGGAATTTTTAAAAAGAGAGCAAGATTTATGGAATATATCATAAACACCTATAAACCAGATTTTGTGTTTAATTTATTTGATACTACAGATCGACTATTGCATATTTATATTGATTGTGAGGAAATAGTAGTTAGATTTTTAAAAGAAGTAGATAATTTTATAGGTGAAATTCTAAAAGCCTTAGATAAAAATACGCATCTGATAGTGGTATCTGATCATGGATTTGAAAGGATTGATAAGTATCTTTTTCCAAATGAGCTTCTAGCTAGGAATGGATATATAAGAACATCTAGCTTAAGTAAAATTATTAATGGAACTAAATTTTATCTCTTAGAAAATTTTCCTGAATGTGTTATTAGGACATTCCCCAAATATTTACTTGAGCGATTATTTAAAATAACGTCTCGCAATTTATCAGAGAATCTTGTTTTTAGAAATCATGAGATAGCAAAATTTTCTTTAGCATATCATATAAAAATCAATCCAATAATTAATGGAGATGAGTATAATCATATTAGAGATCAAATAGTGAGTGAGTTCAATTCTTTAAAGGACGACATGAGGAATAAAATAGTTGAAGCTTTTAAGAGAGAAGAAGTATATACCGGCAATTACCTAAACCATGCCCCGGATATTATTTTACTAGTAAAAGAAGGTTACACTATTTCTTCCGCCATTTCTGGAAAAATTATAAGAAGGGGATTTGTTGGAAGCAAAGCTGGTGATCATGTGTCTGTAGCAGCTATGCAAAATGCATTTTTTGCGATATATCATAAGGAATATAACTTGAGATTAAATGGTACAGCCCAGATTAAAACGATAGCTCCCACAATATTACATTTAATGGGCATACCAATTCCGAAGTTTATGGAAAAAGATAGCCTTATCCGGTGGTAG
- a CDS encoding type II toxin-antitoxin system HicA family toxin, which translates to MLKFLEELGFKPVRMKGSHVGLKSEDGRVTTVPVHGNREIPRGLLRKIIKEDLQMSLEEFVRRYNEFKKKHKM; encoded by the coding sequence TTGCTTAAATTTCTTGAAGAACTTGGATTTAAACCCGTAAGGATGAAAGGTTCTCATGTAGGGCTAAAGTCGGAGGATGGGAGGGTTACTACTGTTCCGGTACACGGAAACAGAGAAATTCCAAGAGGTCTCCTTAGAAAGATCATCAAAGAGGATCTTCAGATGAGTTTGGAGGAGTTTGTAAGAAGATACAATGAGTTTAAAAAGAAGCATAAAATGTAG
- a CDS encoding HEPN domain-containing protein, giving the protein MREIDDLVKKAEKFLNTAEYALELGDCDSCVSRCYYAMFFMAEAVLLTKGLTASTHKGVIAMFGEHFIKTGIIEREFGKMLSEAHDKRIIGDYGVGFQITRDEAERTLRDAHKFFERLKSYLDSL; this is encoded by the coding sequence TTGAGAGAAATTGACGATCTCGTAAAGAAGGCTGAGAAGTTTCTTAATACGGCTGAATACGCCTTAGAATTAGGGGACTGCGATTCGTGCGTGTCCCGATGTTATTACGCAATGTTTTTCATGGCTGAAGCTGTTCTTCTCACCAAAGGTTTAACAGCTTCAACTCACAAGGGTGTGATAGCCATGTTCGGAGAACACTTTATAAAGACCGGAATCATCGAGAGGGAATTCGGTAAGATGCTTAGCGAAGCTCACGATAAAAGGATAATCGGTGATTACGGTGTAGGATTTCAGATTACGAGAGATGAAGCCGAGAGAACCTTAAGAGATGCTCACAAATTTTTTGAAAGGTTAAAGAGTTACTTGGACAGTTTATGA
- a CDS encoding UPF0175 family protein, which produces MGVISVRPKPDLEKKIRKLMEFEKADKSSVVRRALERGVDEELKKIAVNLYSERKVSLAKAAEIAEISIRDMLELIRERGLSLNITINDLRRDFEEAMK; this is translated from the coding sequence ATGGGTGTAATTTCAGTTAGACCAAAACCGGATCTGGAAAAAAAGATCAGGAAGCTCATGGAGTTTGAAAAAGCTGACAAATCGTCCGTAGTCAGGAGGGCTTTGGAGAGAGGGGTCGATGAAGAACTCAAAAAGATTGCGGTGAACCTTTACTCAGAAAGGAAGGTTTCGCTTGCAAAGGCTGCTGAAATTGCGGAAATATCCATAAGGGATATGCTTGAGCTGATTAGGGAGAGGGGATTATCGCTCAACATAACCATCAATGATTTGAGGAGGGATTTTGAGGAGGCAATGAAGTGA
- a CDS encoding glycosyltransferase family 2 protein → MVVSVVIPTYNSEGMINICLKSIANQSYDDIEVIIVDRFSED, encoded by the coding sequence ATGGTGGTTTCAGTTGTCATTCCAACTTACAATTCCGAAGGGATGATTAATATCTGTCTGAAGTCGATAGCAAATCAGAGCTACGATGACATCGAGGTTATAATCGTTGACAGGTTTTCTGAAGATTGA
- a CDS encoding nucleotidyltransferase domain-containing protein, translating to MRMNTNKKIRNIVYEIKKYLINRYGESCIKDVIFYGSHARGEAREDSDIDVLVVVDNSMDPMEVRKSLSEMILDILLNDGELVSVVVVGEDFFENYKSPFIINVKREGIKI from the coding sequence ATGAGAATGAACACCAATAAAAAAATAAGGAATATTGTTTATGAAATAAAAAAATATTTAATAAATAGATATGGTGAGAGTTGTATAAAGGATGTGATATTCTACGGTTCTCATGCGAGGGGTGAAGCCCGAGAAGATTCGGACATCGATGTGCTTGTAGTTGTTGATAATTCAATGGATCCCATGGAAGTCAGGAAAAGTCTAAGCGAGATGATACTTGATATACTGCTGAACGATGGTGAACTCGTTTCCGTTGTGGTAGTTGGAGAAGATTTCTTTGAAAATTATAAGTCTCCTTTTATCATAAACGTTAAAAGGGAGGGTATAAAGATTTGA
- a CDS encoding glycosyltransferase family 4 protein → MFVDSDMELMPDVVGECVEVMEDEKVGGVVIPERSVGEGFWVRVRDFERGFYAGTEVESARGRPSKIALLLDRERHPYEGVVRPFINWAKEFSKNGWEVHFLLLNCEKKLTEFIESIDGIKYKNSKKFKEIVDYINIVKPNIILTDDNFRRLRLLKKIKSKIQIKTGVYVQILFGVHSIVDVFDLKYLPTKERILFKIVRVVPFNLLKASYKKLLQKQDILIANSQITATLLHTLYGVEPHGIVYPPVNTEIFKPQNVKKKDQVLLYLGSHAGDTDENFVKEICKVLEDKNFKILAIGNKMLAKKLSKRYEIHHISGVSDKELAKIYSECKLAICPQKWEQFGYVIAESIACGTPVLVFNVVGAAEIVKQSRFGFVAYNSRNFLEILEKLLESEIKPPCIAIDKHKLKYSIENSTQAFIEVLKNVR, encoded by the coding sequence ATGTTCGTGGATTCGGACATGGAGCTGATGCCAGATGTGGTGGGGGAGTGTGTTGAGGTTATGGAGGATGAGAAAGTGGGAGGAGTCGTAATTCCGGAGAGATCGGTTGGTGAGGGGTTCTGGGTTAGGGTTAGGGATTTTGAGAGGGGGTTTTATGCAGGGACTGAGGTAGAGTCTGCGAGAGGGAGACCATCAAAGATTGCACTCCTTTTGGACCGAGAAAGACATCCGTATGAGGGAGTTGTAAGACCATTTATTAATTGGGCTAAAGAATTTTCTAAAAACGGCTGGGAAGTGCATTTCCTTCTACTAAATTGTGAAAAAAAATTGACAGAATTTATTGAAAGTATAGATGGAATTAAATACAAGAACTCGAAGAAATTCAAAGAGATTGTGGATTATATAAATATAGTAAAACCAAATATTATTTTAACAGATGATAATTTCCGGAGGTTAAGACTTCTTAAAAAAATTAAAAGCAAAATTCAAATAAAGACTGGAGTTTATGTTCAGATACTATTTGGAGTCCACTCTATCGTTGATGTGTTTGACTTAAAGTATCTGCCAACAAAAGAACGAATATTATTCAAGATTGTAAGAGTCGTTCCGTTTAACTTGCTAAAAGCATCTTATAAAAAGTTACTTCAAAAGCAAGATATATTAATTGCTAATAGCCAAATAACAGCAACACTTTTGCATACACTCTATGGAGTTGAGCCACATGGAATAGTGTATCCACCTGTGAATACCGAAATTTTTAAACCTCAGAATGTAAAGAAAAAAGATCAAGTTTTGCTTTATCTTGGCTCCCACGCTGGTGATACTGATGAAAATTTTGTAAAGGAAATTTGTAAAGTTTTGGAAGATAAGAATTTTAAAATTTTAGCAATAGGAAATAAAATGCTTGCAAAAAAACTTTCGAAGAGATATGAAATACACCATATTTCTGGAGTTTCTGATAAAGAGCTAGCTAAAATATATTCTGAATGTAAATTGGCGATATGTCCTCAAAAATGGGAACAATTTGGATATGTAATAGCCGAATCTATAGCATGTGGAACACCTGTTCTAGTTTTCAACGTAGTTGGGGCAGCTGAAATTGTAAAACAAAGTCGATTTGGTTTTGTCGCTTATAATAGTCGTAACTTCTTAGAAATCTTAGAAAAGTTATTAGAAAGTGAAATAAAGCCACCATGTATAGCTATAGATAAACACAAACTTAAGTATTCTATCGAGAATTCTACGCAGGCATTTATTGAGGTGCTTAAGAATGTTCGGTAG
- a CDS encoding class I SAM-dependent methyltransferase, translating into MFGSEYFEKSDENACRKSLKKKLSKLIYGWEDVYSKPPSSFNFLADNILHLHYLLEVMKLRPKKVLEVGCGTASHSIFLSVFLRKTEFYCLDSNEKVLDVAKKNSQRYKRKNIKFIFGDAFHLSDIFKEKEFDIAISQGLLEHFSNEEIQKLINEQLSVAHVVIINVPSEYYPSEGVLGERRISKKEWWRNILREYMDKGYNVRIENLIDIGIRTRVLALKRGLKYFLKPMHYLIVIKDEAGD; encoded by the coding sequence ATGTTCGGTAGTGAGTATTTTGAAAAAAGTGATGAAAATGCCTGTAGAAAATCACTGAAAAAAAAGCTCAGTAAGCTAATTTATGGATGGGAGGATGTTTACTCTAAACCCCCCTCCTCCTTCAACTTCTTGGCAGATAATATTTTACATTTGCATTACTTATTAGAAGTAATGAAACTTAGACCCAAAAAAGTACTTGAAGTAGGCTGTGGTACAGCTTCGCATTCGATATTTTTAAGCGTCTTTTTACGAAAAACAGAATTTTATTGTTTAGATAGCAACGAAAAAGTTCTTGATGTAGCAAAAAAAAATTCCCAAAGATATAAAAGAAAGAATATAAAGTTTATTTTTGGTGACGCATTTCATTTGAGTGATATTTTCAAAGAAAAGGAGTTTGACATTGCAATTTCACAAGGACTACTTGAGCATTTTTCAAATGAAGAGATTCAAAAGCTAATTAATGAACAATTAAGCGTTGCACATGTTGTTATTATTAATGTGCCATCAGAATATTATCCAAGTGAAGGGGTTTTAGGTGAGAGGCGAATATCAAAAAAAGAGTGGTGGAGAAATATACTTAGAGAATATATGGATAAAGGTTATAATGTGCGGATTGAGAATCTTATAGACATAGGAATCAGAACAAGAGTATTAGCACTAAAAAGAGGATTAAAATATTTCTTAAAACCTATGCATTATCTAATTGTCATAAAGGATGAAGCGGGGGATTAA
- a CDS encoding nucleotidyltransferase domain-containing protein, with translation MPVNKEETKKKIKEILAEGDEVIFAYLHGSFNEIYIRDVDIAVYVDESKVEDFLDYELKLSAEIEKTVRLPVDVKVLNSAPLSFKYRAVKGELLISKNEEVRLRFIEKTLMEYLDFKPIEEKIIAEILTT, from the coding sequence ATGCCGGTAAACAAAGAGGAGACAAAGAAAAAGATTAAGGAGATTCTGGCTGAAGGGGATGAGGTTATCTTTGCATACCTTCACGGCAGCTTTAACGAGATTTACATCAGGGATGTTGATATTGCAGTTTACGTTGACGAGAGTAAGGTAGAGGATTTTTTGGATTATGAGTTAAAGCTCTCTGCGGAGATTGAGAAAACCGTAAGATTGCCGGTTGATGTTAAAGTTTTGAATTCTGCACCGCTGAGCTTTAAGTACAGGGCTGTTAAGGGCGAACTTCTGATCAGTAAGAACGAAGAAGTCAGGTTAAGATTTATAGAGAAGACTTTAATGGAATACCTTGACTTCAAACCTATAGAAGAGAAAATAATAGCGGAAATTTTAACGACATGA
- a CDS encoding HEPN domain-containing protein, with the protein MIVEKAREWLKKAETDLKVASILIREGIYDYSLFHSQQAVEKYLKAFLTYHNKPFGKTHNIPLLLSLCAEIDQRFEDLLKLDFSILFPLGVTIRYPIGREITEDEAKEAME; encoded by the coding sequence ATGATTGTCGAAAAAGCAAGGGAGTGGTTGAAAAAGGCTGAGACTGATCTAAAAGTTGCAAGCATATTAATTAGAGAAGGAATCTACGATTACTCATTATTTCACTCCCAACAAGCGGTTGAAAAATACCTCAAAGCATTCCTGACTTATCACAACAAACCGTTTGGAAAAACTCATAACATTCCTTTACTCTTAAGTTTATGCGCGGAGATCGATCAAAGATTCGAGGATCTGCTTAAGCTCGATTTTTCCATTTTATTTCCACTCGGTGTTACGATCAGATATCCTATAGGTCGAGAAATAACGGAAGATGAAGCGAAAGAAGCGATGGAATAG
- a CDS encoding type II toxin-antitoxin system HicB family antitoxin yields MNVTVRKLRFPVIVEIDEDGYYIVSCPLLRGCHTYGKTIEEALENIKEVVELCLEEEDIDDSQKFVGYREVEVEYENYH; encoded by the coding sequence ATGAATGTAACGGTTAGAAAGCTCAGATTCCCTGTGATTGTTGAAATTGATGAGGACGGATACTATATAGTCAGCTGTCCCCTCCTAAGAGGTTGCCACACTTATGGAAAAACGATAGAAGAGGCTTTGGAGAATATAAAAGAAGTAGTAGAGCTGTGTTTGGAGGAAGAGGATATAGATGATAGCCAGAAGTTCGTGGGTTACAGAGAGGTCGAGGTAGAATATGAAAACTACCACTAA